In a single window of the Diospyros lotus cultivar Yz01 chromosome 10, ASM1463336v1, whole genome shotgun sequence genome:
- the LOC127812289 gene encoding uncharacterized protein LOC127812289: MGGEKHGSKSGGGYVGGFLNLFDWNAKSRKKLFSGKSDLPEHSKQKKKSEGNLPVTQFHLKEEEDLAASFSMKGSSDYSCASSVTDEEGYRTRAPGVVARLMGLDSLPTQNFDEPFSTPFCYSQSLQDTQYHRRNLEFHHDHQISLSGPLRSKVDRPVQKAMEPKPQKMINRPIEKFQTEVLPPKSAKSIPITHHKLLSPIKSPGFIPPKNAAHIMEAAAKIIESGPQATNNAKRTLLRHSSVPFKVRDLKEKVETAKRTAEPSSSRGLAESNAAKVLKGQSLNKSWNGSAEPSFRVYSDSEDCSVTKNKGKSISLALQAKVNVQRRESLNPSGGRSQFAHKEQSEVMPNPPFKCQSSTEKSKSKKPSTHNASTVLRQNNQKQNCLIDKEKLPSKPSNTQGRKVQCGDPSLRRHKSASKGGGSSEVGSRKLKQEVADGKHTSCSSTKNVPRKKRYVDGNFHLDKNQGLDNMLVNEIEKAIQSSSAVDRHFTWDEDSKRKGMDVVSFTFTAPMARAMPGGEMSRQLAGKNCADHTGRKVLSDSDSTNSANPSSPGCNSIEADALSTLLEQKLRELTLGVESSRYRMGIAGNSTSIFQDLAPALKGVPAVSMYHDKESQYGMTTEKFGGKYSSSIYSTKSLGFVTKQKFQGMSEKDQCGTDDTETRKSLQCRHPSPVSVLEPSSLTESCNSSDSADSNSIDSSKLCSSIQGLEVHGTGSSKDFHVMETDAELSDSASSTYTRTVARRHETGSCMTQFVESTGWELEYVNEILFNVELMFKDFALGRAREIINPHLFYQLENRKEVTESQGDEPKLRRKVLFDCVGEVMDLRCRRYANAGCRTWTKGLATLRRKDWLAKEVYKEISSWEGMGDCMVDDLVDKDMSSHYGKWLDFEVEAFQLGVDIEGRILNSLVNEVVRDILLI; the protein is encoded by the exons ATGGGGGGTGAGAAACATGGTTCGAAGAGTGGAGGAGGTTATGTTGGTGGTTTCCTTAATCTTTTTGATTGGAATGCAAAATCTCGGAAGAAGTTGTTTTCGGGGAAATCTGATTTACCAG AGCattcaaaacagaaaaagaaaagtgaaggGAATCTGCCAGTGACACAGTTTCATTTG aaggaggaggaggacctTGCAGCAAGTTTTAGTATGAAAGGAAGCAGCGACTATAGTTGTGCTTCGTCAGTGACTGATGAGGAGGGATACAGAACGAGGGCACCAGGGGTAGTTGCCAGGCTTATGGGACTGGATTCCTTGCCTACACAGAATTTCGATGAGCCCTTCtctactccattttgttattCCCAATCTCTTCAAGACACTCAGTACCACAGGAGAAACCTCGAATTTCATCATGACCATCAAATTTCACTTTCTGGCCCTTTGCGAAGTAAAGTAGACCGCCCTGTTCAGAAGGCAATGGAGCCAAAGCCTCAGAAAATGATTAACAGGCCAATTGAGAAGTTCCAAACCGAGGTATTACCTCCTAAATCAGCTAAATCAATTCCAATTACTCACCATAAGCTTTTGTCTCCCATCAAAAGTCCTGGGTTCATTCCACCCAAGAATGCAGCTCATATAATGGAAGCAGCTGCTAAAATTATTGAATCAGGACCTCAAGCAACTAACAATGCTAAAAGGACTCTTCTCCGGCATTCCTCTGTTCCCTTCAAAGTGAGGGACCTGAAGGAGAAAGTGGAAACTGCTAAAAGGACTGCTGAACCTTCTAGTTCTAGAGGGCTAGCTGAATCAAATGCTGCTAAGGTTCTCAAGGGACAATCTTTGAACAAGAGTTGGAATGGATCTGCCGAACCATCATTCAGAGTTTATTCTGATTCAGAAGATTGTTCTGTTACTAAGAATAAAGGAAAGTCTATTTCACTTGCACTCCAAGCAAAGGTCAATGTTCAAAGAAGAGAAAGCTTGAACCCTAGTGGGGGTAGAAGCCAATTTGCCCACAAAGAACAAAGTGAGGTCATGCCAAATCCACCTTTTAAATGTCAATCAAGTACCGAGAAGAGTAAGTCGAAGAAACCTTCCACTCATAATGCTTCCACTGTGCTCAGGCAGAATAATCAGAAACAGAACTGCCTAATTGATAAAGAAAAGCTACCTTCAAAGCCCTCTAACACTCAAGGTAGAAAAGTGCAGTGTGGAGATCCTTCCTTGCGGAGACATAAAAGTGCAAGTAAAGGTGGAGGGAGCTCTGAAGTTGGTTCAAGGAAGCTAAAGCAAGAGGTGGCAGATGGTAAACACACCTCGTGTTCGAGCACAAAAAATGTTCCCCGCAAGAAACGATATGTCGATGGGAATTTTCACCTGGATAAAAATCAAGGTCTTGATAACATGTTGGTTAATGAAATTGAGAAGGCAATTCAATCTAGTTCAGCTGTAGACAGACACTTCACTTGGGATGAGGACAGCAAAAGAAAAGGCATGGATGTTGTTTCTTTTACATTCACGGCTCCAATGGCAAGAGCAATGCCTGGTGGTGAGATGTCCAGACAGCTAGCAGGGAAAAACTGTGCTGACCATACAGGTAGAAAGGTGCTGTCCGACTCGGATAGTACAAATAGTGCAAACCCATCATCGCCAGGATGTAATTCGATTGAAGCTGATGCTTTAAGCACTCTTTTGGAGCAAAAGCTAAGGGAATTAACTCTTGGAGTTGAGTCTTCCCGCTATAGAATGGGGATAGCTGGTAATTCCACTTCTATCTTTCAAGATTTGGCACCCGCTTTGAAAGGGGTACCTGCCGTATCAATGTATCATGATAAAGAGAGCCAGTATGGGATGACTACAGAGAAATTTGGTGGGAAGTACAGCTCCAGCATTTATTCAACCAAGTCACTGGGATTCGTGACTAAGCAGAAGTTTCAG GGAATGTCAGAGAAAGATCAATGTGGCACTGATGATACTGAAACCCGGAAGTCGCTTCAGTGTCGACATCCCAGTCCTGTATCTGTTCTGGAACCTTCTTCTCTGACAGAAAGTTGCAACTCGTCAGATAGTGCAGATAGTAACAGTATAGACA GTAGCAAGCTGTGCTCATCCATTCAAGGCCTAGAAGTACATGGAACGGGTTCTTCCAAGGACTTCCATGTAATGGAAACCGATGCAGAACTGTCAGACTCGGCTTCTTCCACATACACTAGAACTGTCGCTAGAAGGCATGAAACTGGCTCTTGCATGACCCAGTTTGTGGAATCAACCGGTTGGGAGCTGGAATATGTGAATGAGATACTGTTTAACGTGGAGTTGATGTTTAAGGACTTTGCGTTGGGCAGGGCCCGTGAGATCATAAATCCTCATCTTTTCTATCAGTTGGAAAACCGGAAAGAGGTAACAGAAAGCCAAGGGGATGAGCCTAAGCTGAGGCGAAAAGTCTTATTCGATTGTGTGGGTGAAGTCATGGACTTAAGATGCAGGCGTTATGCCAATGCCGGATGCAGAACATGGACGAAGGGGTTGGCAACATTAAGAAGAAAGGATTGGCTAGCCAAAGAAGTGTACAAAGAGATCTCATCCTGGGAAGGCATGGGGGACTGTATGGTCGACGATCTTGTAGATAAGGACATGAGCAGCCATTATGGGAAATGGCTCGACTTTGAAGTCGAAGCATTCCAACTGGGAGTAGATATTGAAGGCAGAATCCTGAATTCTCTGGTTAATGAAGTGGTTCGTGATATTCTGCTGATCTAA
- the LOC127810928 gene encoding GATA transcription factor 16-like — protein MVDLSDKGSESEDMNSKTPDRVSSDGSQVKTCADCGTTKTPLWRGGPAGPKSLCNACGIRSRKKRRALLGLNKGSTEDKKLKKTSSNTQRNRTSISSSNNSKLGDSLKRKLLALGGEMALQRPKMEKMRRKLGEEEQAAMLLMALSCGSVYA, from the exons ATGGTGGATCTGAGCGATAAA GGATCAGAATCGGAGGACATGAACAGCAAAACCCCAGATAGGGTTTCGTCGGATGGAAGCCAGGTGAAGACCTGCGCTGATTGTGGAACCACAAAGACTCCTCTCTGGAGGGGTGGTCCGGCCGGCCCCAAG TCCCTGTGCAATGCTTGTGGGATCAGAAGCAGGAAGAAGAGAAGGGCTCTTCTGGGTCTGAATAAAGGCTCAACAGAGgacaagaaattgaagaaaaccAGCAGCAACACTCAGAGGAATAGAACTAGTATCAGTAGTAGCAACAACAGTAAATTGGGGGATTCCCTGAAGAGGAAGCTGTTGGCTCTTGGGGGAGAGATGGCGTTGCAGAGACCGAAGATGGAGAAGATGAGGAGGAAGCTGGGTGAGGAAGAGCAAGCGGCTATGTTGTTGATGGCTCTCTCTTGTGGCTCTGTTTACGCTTAG
- the LOC127811722 gene encoding COBRA-like protein 7: MGTPNMAFLPLFLLSIQLAVVLPQAQAQSTPAAPAPAADACNGVFLSYAYTGGAKLPPTLKSNPTRQPYRFESTLTIVNNGLDELKAWRVFVGFQHDEFLVSASGAVLADGTSLPGGVGNGTLFAGYPSTDLKTAVETAGDMTQMSTQINLVGTQFGVGSPNVPMPANISLANDGFVCPKPALQGKSLMQVCCTKDPTFKTNITVDDEFLPRRSGDLTIMYDVTRTYDLNYWAQVTISNHNPLGRLDNWQLSWVWMRDEFIYTMKGAYPDLVDTSDCIFGRQGQYYQDLDFSTVLNCERSPTIIDLPLEKTNDTTLGMVPFCCRDGTILPPSMDPSKSVSAFQINVFKMPPDLNRSQLSPPQNWKISGRLNPDYKCGPPVRVSPSQFPDSSGLPLNKTAFASWQVVCNITHPKGAIPKCCVSFSAYYNESVMPCKTCACGCPSTSSRTCSTTAPALLLPSQALLVPFENRTNLANAWADLKHLPKPNPLPCGDNCGVSINWHLYTDYSRGWTARITIFNWDDFSFADWFAAVEMDKAAPGFEKAYSFNGSAVTGANNTILMQGVTGLNYLVAETDGADPQKDPRVPGKQQSVISFTKKNTPGINVAGGDGFPTRVYFNGEECSLPSVLPTSDAYRKGLSTSFSVLLAVVVFLIMQR, encoded by the exons atgggGACGCCAAACATGGCCTTCTTGcctctcttccttctttccATACAATTAGCCGTCGTTCTTCCGCAGGCCCAGGCCCAATCCACTCCGGCGGCGCCTGCCCCGGCCGCCGACGCCTGTAACGGAGTATTCCTCTCCTACGCCTACACCGGCGGGGCGAAGCTCCCTCCAACACTCAAGTCCAACCCGACCCGCCAGCCCTACCGGTTCGAGTCCACCTTGACTATAGTCAACAACGGCCTAGACGAACTCAAAGCTTGGCGGGTTTTCGTCGGGTTTCAGCACGACGAGTTCCTCGTCTCTGCTTCCGGAGCCGTGCTCGCCGACGGCACTTCACTCCCCGGGGGCGTCGGAAACGGCACCCTCTTTGCTGGGTACCCTAGCACTGATCTCAAGACTGCCGTCGAGACTGCCGGTGACATGACCCAGATGTCGACCCAGATCAATCTGGTCGGAACCCAGTTCGGCGTCGGGTCGCCGAATGTCCCTATGCCAGCCAATATATCGCTAGCTAATGATGGATTTGTTTGCCCAAAACCCGCTTTGCAAG GGAAGAGTTTAATGCAAGTATGTTGCACCAAAGATCCAACCTTTAAGACTAACATCACTGTGGATGATGAATTTTTGCCTCGCCGTTCTGGCGATCTTACTATAATGTACGATGTGACTCGAACATATGACTTAAATTACTGGGCTCAGGTCACCATCTCCAACCATAATCCGCTTGGTCGCCTTGATAATTGGCAACTAAGTTGGGTCTGGATGAGGGATGAATTTATTTACACCATGAAGGGGGCTTATCCAGATCTTGTTGATACGTCAGACTGTATATTTGGTCGGCAAGGTCAATACTACCAGGATTTGGACTTCTCCACTGTATTGAATTGTGAAAGAAGTCCAACCATAATTGACCTTCCTCTGGAAAAGACCAACGACACAACCCTTGGAATGGTTCCTTTCTGTTGCCGAGATGGTACAATCTTGCCACCATCGATGGACCCGAGCAAATCAGTTTCAGCTTTCCAGattaatgttttcaaaatgCCTCCAGATCTAAACCGGTCACAGCTTAGCCCACCACAGAACTGGAAGATCAGTGGCAGACTCAACCCGGATTACAAATGTGGTCCTCCAGTGCGGGTGAGTCCTAGCCAGTTCCCTGACTCGAGTGGATTACCGTTGAATAAAACTGCGTTCGCAAGCTGGCAGGTGGTTTGCAACATCACACACCCGAAGGGAGCCATCCCCAAGTGTTGTGTCTCATTTTCAGCTTACTACAATGAATCTGTCATGCCGTGCAAAACCTGCGCTTGTGGGTGCCCTAGTACCTCCAGTCGTACTTGTAGCACTACTGCTCcagctcttcttcttccttctcagGCGCTTCTTGTTCCTTTTGAGAACCGAACAAATCTGGCCAATGCCTGGGCTGATCTTAAGCATCTGCCAAAGCCAAACCCCTTGCCCTGCGGAGACAACTGCGGTGTCAGCATCAACTGGCATCTATACACCGACTACAGTCGTGGATGGACAGCAAGGATTACGATCTTCAATTGGGATGATTTCTCCTTTGCCGATTGGTTTGCTGCAGTGGAAATGGATAAAGCAGCCCCTGGATTTGAAAAGGCATATTCCTTCAATGGAAGCGCTGTGACAGGCGCTAACAACACGATATTGATGCAGGGAGTTACAGGTTTGAACTATCTTGTAGCAGAAACAGATGGAGCCGATCCACAGAAGGATCCAAGGGTGCCTGGTAAACAGCAGTCTGTGATCTCATTCACAAAGAAGAATACTCCTGGAATCAATGTGGCTGGGGGGGATGGCTTCCCTACTAGAGTATATTTCAATGGGGAAGAATGCTCGCTTCCTAGTGTACTTCCCACGAGTGATGCTTATAGGAAGGGCTTAAGCACAAGCTTTTCGGTTCTCTTAGCAGTCGTAGTGTTCTTGATTATGCAGCGATAG